In Ostrea edulis chromosome 4, xbOstEdul1.1, whole genome shotgun sequence, a single window of DNA contains:
- the LOC125672297 gene encoding pancreatic triacylglycerol lipase-like — MSICLYVLGLFIATTRGFLFSRQVCYDHVGCFSNARPFNNAKGYLPESPDHIQTKFLLFTRHNPTHAQMLDPYDRSTVSGSNFNGHHKVVFITHGYQDDGHSAWIQTMTAAFLKQADMNVIAVDWSKGADNINYIQAAANTRVVGATIANLIKELHSVAHLPYNKVHLVGHSLGSHISGYAGANAHGVGRITGLDPAGPLFENFDAMVRLDPTDATFVEAIHTDADSLLELGFGLEKPIADADFYPNGGDKQPGCSRELGKHLFSLITGKIEQFTSSVACSHMRVLDFFTESITSPCSFSAYPCPSKADFTAGRCQSCGHGCSKMGYHANSQLRGTFYLSTNAASPFCQH; from the exons ATGAGTATCTGTCTTTATGTGCTGGGATTGTTCATCGCGACTACAAGAG GGTTCCTCTTTTCCCGCCAGGTCTGTTACGACCACGTTGGCTGTTTTAGCAATGCCAGACCTTTCAACAATGCCAAAGGTTACCTACCCGAGTCACCAGACCACATCCAAACCAAATTTTTACTGTTTACCAGGCATAATCCTACACATGCGCAGATGTTGGATCCATATGATAGGTCAACAGTTTCTGGATCGAATTTTAACGGGCATCACAAAGTCGTGTTTATTACTCATGGATATCAAGACGATGGGCACTCAGCTTGGATTCAAACAATGACAGCTGCCTTCTTGAAGCAA GCCGACATGAATGTTATAGCAGTGGATTGGTCCAAGGGTGCAGACAACATCAACTACATACAGGCCGCAGCCAACACAAGGGTAGTTGGAGCTACCATAGCTAATCTCATTAAAGAATTACACAGCGTAGCTCATCTCCCATACAACAAAGTCCACCTAGTTGGGCATAGTCTTGGATCCCATATTTCCGGTTATGCTGGCGCCAACGCCCACGGAGTTGGACGAATCACAG GACTAGATCCTGCAGGGcctctttttgaaaactttgacGCTATGGTTAGACTGGACCCTACAGATGCTACGTTCGTGGAGGCAATCCACACCGACGCTGATTCTCTGCTGGAGTTAG GTTTTGGTTTAGAGAAACCGATTGCTGATGCTGACTTTTATCCCAATGGTGGCGATAAGCAACCCGGGTGTAGCAGGGAGTTGGGAAAGCATCTCTTCAGTCTCATCACTGGCAAAATAGAGC AGTTCACGAGCAGTGTAGCCTGCAGTCACATGCGAGTTCTCGACTTCTTCACGGAGTCTATTACCTCGCCGTGCTCGTTCAGTGCTTACCCATGCCCATCGAAGGCTGACTTCACCGCAGGACGCTGTCAATCTTGTGGACACGGGTGCTCGAAAATGGGATACCATGCCAACTCTCAGTTGAGGGGTACTTTCTATTTATCCACGAACGCCGCCTCACCTTTCTGTCAGCATTAA